From Salvia splendens isolate huo1 chromosome 3, SspV2, whole genome shotgun sequence, a single genomic window includes:
- the LOC121797414 gene encoding transcription factor HHO3-like yields the protein MVINGHNHSDLSENMQRCCDYIKALEEERAKIQVFQRELPLCLELVTQAIETCRQQLSETTTDHNLHGQSDCSEHTSSHVFEEFIPMKMASPDSDGEEEDSKINESVKKSDWLRSVQLWNQTPDPSSKEDSGVKLTGSEVKRDGGGAFHPFKKERRSVVSDGTAAAPASTSSTAENGGGGDKKEAQRKARRCWSPELHRRFLQALQQLGDSHVATPKQIRELMKVDGLTNDEVKSHLQKYRLHTRRPSSSTHSNNAQTPQFVVVGGLWMPLEYTSTASVKVPGGTTFASPPPPFQEALPSPKKRQQVKASSQSSSAATSLSPAC from the exons ATGGTGATTAACGGCCATAATCACAGTGATTTGTCGGAGAATATGCAGAGGTGCTGTGATTATATCAAGGCGTTGGAGGAAGAGCGTGCCAAGATTCAAGTTTTCCAACGCGAACTCCCTCTCTGTCTCGAGCTCGTCACACAAG CGATTGAGACATGCAGACAGCAGCTGTCGGAAACGACGACCGATCACAATTTACATGGCCAATCGGATTGTTCGGAGCATACATCTAGTCATGTTTTTGAGGAGTTTATTCCGATGAAGATGGCTTCTCCCGATAGCGATGGGGAAGAGGAGGATTCGAAGATTAATGAAAGCGTTAAGAAATCGGATTGGCTTAGATCCGTACAGCTGTGGAATCAAACTCCAGATCCATCTTCCAAAGAG GATTCGGGTGTGAAACTTACTGGGTCGGAGGTGAAGAGAGATGGCGGCGGCGCATTCCATCCCTTCAAGAAAGAAAGACGTTCTGTTGTCAGTGATGGTACTGCGGCGGCGCCGGCATCCACCAGCTCCACGGCGGAGAACGGCGGTGGAGGAGATAAGAAGGAAGCGCAGAGAAAGGCGAGGAGATGTTGGTCGCCGGAACTGCATAGGAGATTCTTGCAAGCACTTCAACAACTAGGAGATTCACACG TCGCCACACCAAAACAAATTAGGGAATTGATGAAGGTTGATGGGCTTACAAATGATGAAGTTAAGAGTCATTTACAG AAATATCGGTTGCACACGAGAAGGCCAAGCTCCTCAACTCATAGCAACAATGCACAAACACCTCAATTCGTGGTGGTTGGAGGATTATGGATGCCGTTGGAATATACTTCCACGGCATCTGTGAAGGTGCCCGGTGGCACCACCTTCGCTTCACCGCCACCACCCTTCCAAGAGGCACTACCGTCGCCTAAAAAAAGGCAACAAGTTAAGGCATCGTCGCAGTCTAGCTCTGCGGCCACCTCGCTCTCACCGGCTTGCTAG